A window of Struthio camelus isolate bStrCam1 chromosome 15, bStrCam1.hap1, whole genome shotgun sequence contains these coding sequences:
- the ANKS4B gene encoding ankyrin repeat and SAM domain-containing protein 4B: MSTRYHKAAADGNLELLKEATRKDLNTLDEDGMTPTLLAAYHGYLEALEVVCRRGGDPDKCDIWGNTPLHHAACNGHVHCVSFLIKFGANIFALDNDLRTPLEAAASRDRNECVSILDKAATEQNMLNPKKVSKLKAQAQRNAEKQIRECEKRQDKHQHEMNQNYMKEKLGSVNSSRGTHSRGKVSSLFTSNTTTSFSKNLKDTFKLKAKKTAGNAGNQETQSNGQEDSKDRRTTVMHLFDEKDEDELLNDLREINFSDNDSQLSIFKRPGLGKIVFGRNLAADINPEAIPSGKESISFKMSSELFQHENAENGREDDAENNANVPWNEEELVWDDEEGENTPLEVFLASQMLDEFLPVFMREKIDLDALMLCSDEDLQSIQMELGPRKKVLNAMDRRKQALKNPGKTTDTRL, from the exons atgtCCACCAGGtatcacaaagcagcagctgatgGCAATTTGGAGCTCCTGAAAGAAGCCACTAGAAAAGATCTCAATACTTTGGATGAGGATGGGATGACGCCCACCCTCCTGGCAGCGTACCATGGGTATCTGGAAGCTCTGGAAGTTGTATGTCGGAGGGG AGGTGATCCTGACAAATGTGACATCTGGGGGAACACTCCTCTCCACCACGCTGCTTGCAATGGTCACGTCCattgtgtttcttttttgatCAAGTTTGGTGCCAATATTTTTGCTCTGGACAATGATCTCCGTACTCCTCTGGAGGCAGCTGCCAGCAGAGATAGAAATGAGTGTGTCAGCATCCTGGACAAAGCCGCCACTGAACAGAACATGCTGAATCCAAAGAAAGTCTCAAAACTCAAAGCTCAGGCCCAGaggaatgcagagaaacaaaTCAGGGAATGTGAAAAGCGCCAGGACAAACACCAGCATGAAATGAATCAGAATTATATGAAAGAAAAGCTTGGCTCAGTAAATTCTTCCAGAGGGACACACTCCAGAGGAAAGGTGTCTAGTCTCTTTACTTCAAATACAACAACTTCTTTCTCCAAAAATCTGAAAGATACCTTCAAATTGAAGGCAAAAAAGACAGCTGGTAATGCAGGAAATCAGGAAACACAAAGCAACGGCCAAGAGGATAGCAAGGATAGAAGAACAACTGTGATGCATTTATTTGATGAAAAAGATGAGGATGAGTTACTGAATGACCTCAGAGAGATAAACTTTTCTGACAATGACAGTCAACTCTCTATTTTCAAGCGGCCAGGTCTTGGCAAGATTGTATTTGGAAGAAATTTGGCTGCAGATATAAATCCAGAAGCTATACCTTCTGGGAAAGAAAGCATCAGCTTTAAAATGTCCAGTGAGCTCTTTCAGCATGAAAATGCCGAGAACGGCAGGGAAGATGATGCTGAAAATAATGCTAATGTTCCTTGGAACGAGGAGGAACTCGTCTGGGACGACGAGGAAGGGGAGAACACGCCCCTGGAGGTATTTCTGGCATCACAGATGCTGGATGagtttcttccagtcttcatGAGGGAAAAAATCGATTTAGATGCCCTCATGCTATGCTCTGATGAAGATCTACAGAGCATTCAAATGGAGCTGGGACCACGAAAGAAAGTCCTGAATGCCATGGATAGAAGAAAACAGGCACTCAAGAACCCTGGAAAAACTACAGATACTCGCTTATAA
- the ZP2 gene encoding zona pellucida sperm-binding protein 2: protein MWLVLEQQQCLGTSRMWLLLLFGFLLPLAPCAGGLGDQDLLESVTCHKDRMEVEFSRELGNSSWQAAVVDASGEEVVSCDPLVDYERLLLSVLFVNCTSLQHGQHQLRLKLIVNDTMGGEKNATYNAYCNSVHADEIIPPFFTGATNCTKDFMAVTFPRLIPSFSDEHVVPVTPMTWTLSIDDGMRMHQLSLGQAMQQGYSFLADGHNLIFQVAFSATGVVSYKQNDQVLYTVALKLTYGPPERRLTVESRMLCAPGPAACNATHMTVAIPAFPGTLMAVGVEDRTIPMDQLQENGIALDTRRGVKLHVSRGVLKSRLHGESCSGLQSYMSSLKLAFLFHGETVAMVMHPECPCDQHMPIAAVCTQDGYMDFEVFADSTRPPLNLDTLRLRDPTCKPAFKSSLNDRVWFHVPLNGCGTRYWFDGERIIYENEVRALWADLPLRRISRDSELRLTVLCSFSNGDASLTIKVDNLPALASSMNRGPLSLVLLSYPEDSYRHPYRDDQYPIVRYLRQPIFLEVQVLNRNDPNLQLVLDDCWATASQAPNSLPQWNIVVDGCEYDLDSYRTVFHPVGHGVSYANYRQRLEVKTFAFMSGDKALPGLVYFHCSVLVCDRFQPDSPLCFTRCPKPSRSKRESGQSGMNSVVSLPGPVLFVPEGWSATQGSTFFKEVWAKVTMTVVSILSLATVLLFLAFLKCLKKRRASMVNVVC, encoded by the exons ATGTGGCTGGTCTTGGAGCAGCAGCAGTGCTTAGGCACCTCAAGGATGTG gttgctgctgttgtttggcTTTTTGCTGCCGTTAGCCCCTTGTGCTGGTGGCTTGGGGGATCAGGACCTTCTGG AGAGTGTGACCTGTCACAAGGACAGGATGGAGGTTGAGTTTTCCAGAGAGCTGGGCAACTCCTCCTGGCAAGCAGCTGTAGTGG ATGCAAGTGGTGAGGAAGTGGTGTCCTGTGACCCCCTGGTGGATTATGAGAGGCTGTTGCTCAGTGTCCTGTTTGTGAACTGCACAAGCCTGCAG CATGGCCAGCACCAGCTGAGACTGAAGCTGATAGTGAATGACACAATGGGAGGGGAGAAGAATGCAACCTACAATGCTTACTGCAACAGTGTTCATGCAGATGAAATCATCCCTCCTTTCTTTACTGGTGCAACAAACTGTACAAAAGACTTCATGGCA GTTACTTTCCCAAGACTCATTCCAAGCTTCAGTGATGAGCATGTG GTTCCAGTAACTCCAATGACCTGGACTCTGTCAATTGATGATGGAATGAGGATGCACCAGCTGAGCCTTGGACAAGCCATGCAGCAAGGCTATAGCTTTCTAGCTGATGGGCACAACCTGATATTCCAGGTGGCCTTCAGTGCAACTGGAGTTGTCTCCTACAAG CAAAATGACCAGGTACTCTATACTGTGGCACTCAAGCTCACATATGGACCTCCTGAACGGAGGCTGACAGTGGAGTCAAGAATGCTTTGTGCACCAG GTCCAGCAGCTTGTAATGCAACACACATGACTGTTGCCATCCCAGCCTTCCCAGGGACCCTTATGGCTGTGGGTGTAGAGGATAGGACAATTCCTATGGACCAGCTCCAGGAAAATGGGATTGCTCTGGACACAAGAAGAGGGGTCAAGCTGCATGTTAGCAGGGGAGTCCTGAAATCCAGG CTACATGGGGAGAGTTGCTCAGGACTTCAGTCCTACATGTCCTCTCTGAAACTGGCTTTTCTCTTCCATGGGGAGACTGTGGCAATGGTGATGCATCCAGAGTGTCCCTGTGACCAGCACATGCCAATAG CTGCTGTATGCACCCAGGATGGGTATATGGATTTTGAAGTCTTTGCTGACAGTACCAGACCACCACTAAACTTGGATACACTCAGGCTCAGAGATCCTACATGCAAGCCAGCCTTTAAGTCCTCTTTGAATGATAGGGTTTGGTTTCATGTCCCACTGAATGGATGTGGGACCAGGTATTGG TTTGATGGAGAGAGGATCATCTATGAGAATGAGGTGAGGGCACTGTGGGCAGACCTTCCACTGCGTAGGATCTCAAGAGACAGTGAACTAAG GCTAACAGTATTGTGCTCCTTCAGCAATGGTGATGCCTCCCTGACTATAAAAGTAGACAATCTTCCTGCTCTGGCTTCCTCAATGAATCGAGGTCCTCTCTCTTTAGTTCTCCTAAGCTATCCAG AGGACTCATACAGGCATCCATATCGTGATGACCAGTACCCAATAGTTAGGTACCTGCGGCAGCCCATCTTCCTGGAAGTCCAGGTTTTGAACCGCAATGATCCTAACCTCCAGCTGGTGTTGGATGACTGTTGGGCAACAGCATCACAAGCTCCAAACTCACTTCCCCAGTGGAATATTGTTGTGGATGG GTGTGAGTATGATTTGGACAGCTACAGGACTGTGTTTCATCCTGTGGGGCATGGTGTCAGTTATGCTAACTATCGCCAAAGGCTGGAAGTGAAGACCTTTGCCTTTATGTCTGGTGATAAAGCCCTCCCTGGTCTA GTGTACTTTCATTGCAGTGTCCTGGTCTGTGACCGTTTCCAGCCAGACTCCCCTTTATGTTTCACAAGATGCCCTAAGCCATCTAGGAGCAAGCGAG AGAGTGGGCAGTCAGGCATGAACTCGGTGGTGAGCCTACCGGGACCTGTTCTCTTTGTGCCAGAAGGATGGTCTGCAACCCAAG GGAGCACTTTCTTCAAAGAAGTGTGGGCCAAGGTGACAATGACTGTTGTTAGTATTCTCTCTCTGGCCACAGTGCTGCTATTCTTAGCTTTCCTTAAatgcctgaagaagagaagggcaTCTATGGTAAATGTGGTATGttaa